ATTCATGGGGGATCACTCCAAACAGAATTCGGAATATTTCAGCCCGGGCACGTGATGATAATATTTTGATGAGAGTATTCATTCTTAATCTCTTTGTATGCTTGTAACATACAATTGTTTGGTTTAAACATACAACTATTATTTGAGGAGAGTTGAGAGTTAAGAGTGATGAGTAGAGAGTAAAAGTTTTGAGTTGAGAGTTTGATTGAGTGCGTTAATTTTTGGATGGACCAAAAAAGTCCCCTCTTGAGAGGGGATTTAGGGGTGTGTAAGTTGTATATTAACATACATTTATAGCTCTAATTCTTTTTCTCTTTCTTTTATAATCTCTTCAATAACACGTAAAACATTATCAATATCATCCAAAACCTCATCATCCCAAAACCGGATTGTTTTGACTCCTAATTGCATTAACTGATATTCTTTGCGACGATCTTTTTTCTGGTATTCTTCCAATAAATGGCTGTATCCATCCAGTTCGATAGCCAGCATAAGCTTTGGACAGAAAAAATCCACAATATATTCATCAATGGGTTTTTGCCGATGAAAATCATACCCTTTCATGTTTCGTCCCTTTAGATATTTCCAGAGTTCCCGTTCGGATTTAGTGCTGTTATTCCGGAGTTGACGGGCATATTTTTTTAGTTTAGGGTTGTAATGTAAGAAGGTGAATTCTTTCATGATCATAAAAGATTTCTTTGATTTCGGGGGCAAAGAAATATAAATAATTATAAATTAGATTAAAAGCGTTTTTGTCTAAGCACCCAAATCAAGCCCAGTCACCAGTCCCCAGTTCCCAATCCCCACTCCTCGTCACGTGTTACTCGTTACTATCTTACACACCCCTAAATCCCCTCTCCAGAGGGGACTTTCTCGGCCTTACCGTCAATTAAACGCACCCAACCAATCTCGTCACTCGTCACGTGTTACTCGTTACTATCTTACACACCCCTAAATCCCCTCTCAATAGGGGACTTTCTCGGCCTTACCGTCAATTAACGCACCCAACCAATCTCGTCACTCGTCACGTGTTACTCGTTACTATCTTACACACCCCTAAATCCCCTCTCAAGAGGGGACTTTTAAGCTCCAACCTCAAATTAACCCACAAAACCAAACTCAAAACTCCCAACTCAGACTCAGCGGCAGGACACGTCCTGCCGCTACCACTCATCACTCATCACTCTCAACTCTTAAAGTTTTGGTACAAAACTTTAAATCACAGTATATTCCCCCTTGTATTAAAAGAGACATCACTTCTATGACATATACCATTGCAACAATTATCGGCGCCAGGCCTCAGTTCATTAAAGAAGCTCCCGTGGCACTGGCACTCCGGGAAAATTTTAAAGAAATCATCATCCATACCGGCCAGCACTACGACCGGAATATGTCCCGTGTGTTTTTCGAGGATATGGCCATCCCCGAACCGGATTACAATCTGAATATCGGATCGGGACTGCATGGTGAACAGACCGGCAGGATGCTGGCAGGTATTGAAGAAGTACTGATTAAAGAAAAACCGGATTATGTGCTGGTCTACGGAGATACCAATTCCACCATTGCCGGAGCCCTGGCGGCGGTGAAGCTTCAGATTCCGGTGGGACACATAGAAGCGGGCCTCCGGTCGTTTAACCGGTCTATGCCGGAAGAAATTAACCGGATCGCCACAGACCGCATCGCCGACCACCTGTTCTGCCCCACGGAACATGCCGTATCCCTTTTGAGTAAAGAAGGTATGACAAAGAATGCCTTTCTCACCGGCGATGTGATGTATGACGCCTGTCTGCATTTTTTACCCCTTTCGGAACAAAAATCGAATATCGTTCAATCCCTGGTTCTAACCGGAAAAGAATATCTTTTATTGACCATACACCGCCCCTCCAATACGGATAACCCCGAAACATTTCTATCCATCCTGAAAGCCGTGGCAGAAAGTCCCTGGCCGGTGGTGTTTCCCCGCCATCCCCGGACCAAAAATGTGATGAAAAATCCGGAAATCCGGGATATCTTGTCCAAAGCAAAGCATCTGAAAATCATCGAACCGGTGGGATTCCTGGATATGCTTCAACTGGAAAACCATGCGTTGAAAATTCTTACGGATTCCGGAGGTGTACAAAAAGAAGCTTTTTTTCTGGGGAAGCCCTGCATCACCCTCCGGACAGAGACGGAATGGGTTGAAACCGTAGAAGCAGGATATAACGTTATTACCGGTGCCGATCCGGAAAAAATTGTCCAGGCGATCCACACATTTTACCCGAAGCATGAGAGAGAACAGTACTACGGGGATGGTCAGGCTGCCCGGAATATTTCAGAACAGATAAAAAAGGTGATTATATCATGAGAAAATCCCGTCTGGTTATCAATATTCTCCTTTCCGACTTCCTTGCTTCTGTAGCAGCACTCTATCTCACCTATCTGTTCCGTTTTAAGCTTAATCTTTTCGACAGTCCCATCGAGCTCTATGCCACAGATCTGATTCTGCCGGCAGCGGTGCTGTACCTTTACTGGCTTATTCTCTTTCTCTGGAACGGCCTTTACAGCTTTCCCCTGGCACCCTCCCGGACCGATGAAAATTTCCGGGTCTTTAAAACGACTTTTTTTGGGATGATCATTCTCTTTTTGATTACTTTCGATCTGAATCATCCCATTGTCTCCACCCGCCTGACGCTGCTGATTTACTGGTTTCTTTTATCCATCCTCACATCTTTGGGCAGGATTTTTTTTATTACAATCCAAAGAAAACGATTTGAACGGGGAATCGGACTAACCCCTACACTCATTGTAGGGTATAATGATTTTGGTTTTAACATTTATGATAAAATCAAGCAATACCCGGCCCTTGGCTATCAGATTGTAGGTTTTGTGACATTGAATCCTGACAATATGGGGAAAAGCTACAAAGATGTGGAAGTCATCGGGGATCTGGAAGGTCTGCCGGATCTGATCCGGGACCGTCATATCGGTGAACTGGTGATTGCCTTTGATACGGGAAATCATGAACGGCTGCTGGATGTGGTGGATAAAGTGGGACGTATGGATGTGGGATTGAAAATCATACCTGACATGTACGATATTATATCCGGTCAGGCCCGGACCAACCAGATTTACGGATTTCCCCTCATTGATATTTTCCCCCAGCTCATGCCCCAGTGGGAAAAGGCATTCAAACGCCTGATCGATGTGGTGGTCTCTTCTATCACACTGCTCATTCTCCTGCCGTTTTTTCCTCTGATTGCCCTGGCTGTTTATATTGATTCACCCGGACCGGTTTTTTACCGACAGGAAAGGGTGGGTAAGAATGGAAAGATCTTTAAAATGATCAAATTCCGGACCATGATTCCCGATGCGGAAAAGGAAACAGGACCGGTCTGGTCCCAGAAGCAGGATCCCCGCATTACCCGTGTGGGATATTTCCTGCGGAAAACCCGGCTGGACGAAATCCCCCAGTTTATCAATGTACTGCAGGGAGATATGAGCTTGGTGGGGCCCCGTCCCGAACGGCCCGTTTTTGTGGATCAATTCATTAAAACCATTCCCCTTTATCGCCACCGATTGAAAATGAAACCGGGTATCACCGGCTGGGCCCAGACCATGCATAAATACGATGAGTCCTTTGAGGATGTGAAAAAGAAGCTGGAATATGACCTGTACTACCTGGAAAATATGTCCCTGAAACTGGATTTTAAAATTATCATGAATACCTTTGCCACCGTTTTTACGGCAAAGGGACAATAAGAGGTGTCTATGTCACGGAATATCCCCCTGCTGGATTTGCAAAAAGAATTTGAGATGTTAAAACCGGAACTTATGCCGGCCCTGGAAGAGGTTTTATCCTCAGCCCGTTTTATTATGGGACCCCAGCTGGATGAATTGAACGATCATATTCAGTCCCTCCTGGGTGTAAAACATCACATTCCCTGTGCCAACGGGACAGATGCCCTGCTGATTGCCCTGAAAGCCCTGGATATCCAACCGGGAGATGAAGTCATCACCACACCCTTCACCTTTGTGGCCACGGCAGAAACCATCGCCTTTGCCGGAGCCGTACCGGTCTTTACGGATATTCGTTCCGATACATGCCTGATGGATCCAAATCTCATTGAAGAACGAATCACGGAGAAAACAAAGGCGATTATTCCTGTCCACCTTTTCGGACAAATGGTTCCCATGGAGCCGGTGATGACAATCGCCAAAAAATATGGTTTGAAAGTCATTGAGGATACAGCCCAGGCCATTGGTGCCACCCAACACGGGTGTTTTGCCGGAACCATTGGGGATATTGGGACCATCTCATATTTCCCCAGTAAAAATCTGGGTGCTTACGGGGATGCTGGCGGCATAGTGACAAATAATGATTCACTTGCAGAAACCTGCGCCCTGATTGCCAATCACGGTCAGGCCCATAAATATGAGCATCATCTTATCGGACTCAACAGCCGGATGGATTCCCTTCAGGCTGCCATTCTCAATGTGAAAATCAAATATCTGGAAGAATGGAATATTCTCCGTGCGGAAAAAGCGGCATGGTATCACAAATATCTGGATCCCTCCGTGGAAACACCCGTAACGGTTCCCGGAAATACACATATTTACCATCAGTATACCATTAAAGTAGATCAGAGGGATGCATTGAAAGAATACCTTGCCGGGCAGGGCATTGCCACAGCTGTCCACTATCCCATCCCCCTGAATGAGCAACCGGCCATCGCAGCACTGAAACTTCATGGATTTCCAACACCTGTCGCTGCCAAAACCGCGCAAAGGGTCCTGTCTCTGCCCATGAACCAGTACCTGAGCGAGGAGGATATCCGCTATGTCGCGGATGCTGTGAATTCCTTTCTGAATACAAAGAAATCACAGTCGTTCCAAAATTCTCCAACTGGATCCTCTGTTTAAATCAAAAAATAAAGTAAAGTATAAAATAGTTATTTATATCTTCAACTTTCGTCTGTGATTCCTTAAATTATTCCTTAAATTTGTGAAATTGAAAAAGTGAGGAATGCATGCTGGATATTCATGTGATCAGGGCAGAACCGGAGCGGATTGCGGAAGCCCTGCGCAAAAAAAATGTGGATGCCGATCTGGAAATCCTTCTGGAAAAAGACAGGCGTCACCGGGAATTGAGTAAAGAAACCGATGATCTGAAGCACCTGAGAAATACAGTCACACGGCAAATTAATGATAAAAAACGACAGAAACTGGATGCTACCGATGACATTCAGGAAATGCGCCGGGTCAGTGCCCGAATCAAGGAAAATGATCAGCGGATAATGGAGTTGCAGGAAGAAATCCGGGATCACCTGATCCGTCTGCCCAATACACCCCACGAATCTGTCCCGGTGGGACAGACGGAAAAGGACAATGTGGAAGTCCGCCGCTATGGGACCTTTCGGGATTTTTCCTTTACCCCCAAAGATCATCTGGCCTTGGGAGAATCTTTGGGACTCTTTGATTTTCGCCGGGGTGCTAAAATCAGCGGGAGCGGATTTCCCCTGTATATCGGTCAAGGTGCCCGGCTGGAACGGGCTTTGTTGAATTTTATGCTGGATGTACACACCCTGGAACATGGCTATACAGAGATCTATCCCCCGTTCCTGGTGAATTCTGCCAGTGCCACCGGTACGGGACAGTTACCGAAGATGGCAGAGGATATGTATTATCTGGATGAAGACGATTTGTGGCTGATTCCCACAGCTGAAGTCCCTGTTACCAATATTCACCGGGAAGAAATGATTCCCCTGGAAGATCTTCCCCTCAAATATACTGCCTATTCGGGATGTTTTCGCCGTGAAGCAGGCTCCTACGGTAAGGATACCCGGGGATTTCAGCGCCTGCACCAGTTTAATAAGGTAGAATTGGTCCAGTTCTGTCATCCGGATGAATCCTATGACACCCTGGAGAAACTGGTGGGACATGCTGAGGTGATCCTTCAGAAACTCGAACTGCCTTACCGGGTGGTGGAATTGTGTTCCGCCGATCTGAGTTTTGCTGCCGCCAAGTGTTATGATATCGAGCTCTGGTCCCCGGCTGAAGAAAAATGGCTTGAGGTTTCCAGCTGCAGCAATTTCGAGGATTTTCAGGCCCGGCGAAGCCAGATCCGGTTTAAAGATACCGACGGAAAAAATCGTTTTGTGCATACCCTGAATGGTTCGGGCGTGGCCACACCCCGGCTTCTCATTGCCATCCTGGAGAACTATCAGAATGAAGACGGAAGCATCCGCATTCCCGATGTTCTGAAAAAATATACCGGCTTTGACACCATCGCGTAGATTCGATATCACGCCAAACCGGAGATGCCATGATACTCCGATTTCTCACTTTTTTACGTTCTCTGTGGTCTGTCGCCAATCTTCTTGCGTCAACCCTTCTTTGCGGTCTGGCATCCCTGGTGATGATCCCTTTTCCCTTTAAACATCCCGTTTTCAATAAAATAATCCGGTTCTGGGCCCGGTGGAATCTCCTGGCGGCTGGTATCCGTGTGGAAATTCACGGTCTTGAGAATATCCGTGAATCCTCCTATGTGATTGTCAGTAACCATGAAAGTGCTCTGGATATTTTTGTCATCTTTGCCAAAGTCCCCCTCAATTTCCGGATGGTCTCCAAAAATGGCTTACTGAAATTACCCCTGGTGGGAT
This window of the Candidatus Neomarinimicrobiota bacterium genome carries:
- a CDS encoding endonuclease domain-containing protein, which translates into the protein MIMKEFTFLHYNPKLKKYARQLRNNSTKSERELWKYLKGRNMKGYDFHRQKPIDEYIVDFFCPKLMLAIELDGYSHLLEEYQKKDRRKEYQLMQLGVKTIRFWDDEVLDDIDNVLRVIEEIIKEREKELEL
- the wecB_2 gene encoding UDP-N-acetylglucosamine 2-epimerase (non-hydrolyzing) — encoded protein: MTYTIATIIGARPQFIKEAPVALALRENFKEIIIHTGQHYDRNMSRVFFEDMAIPEPDYNLNIGSGLHGEQTGRMLAGIEEVLIKEKPDYVLVYGDTNSTIAGALAAVKLQIPVGHIEAGLRSFNRSMPEEINRIATDRIADHLFCPTEHAVSLLSKEGMTKNAFLTGDVMYDACLHFLPLSEQKSNIVQSLVLTGKEYLLLTIHRPSNTDNPETFLSILKAVAESPWPVVFPRHPRTKNVMKNPEIRDILSKAKHLKIIEPVGFLDMLQLENHALKILTDSGGVQKEAFFLGKPCITLRTETEWVETVEAGYNVITGADPEKIVQAIHTFYPKHEREQYYGDGQAARNISEQIKKVIIS
- a CDS encoding undecaprenyl-phosphate glucose phosphotransferase yields the protein MRKSRLVINILLSDFLASVAALYLTYLFRFKLNLFDSPIELYATDLILPAAVLYLYWLILFLWNGLYSFPLAPSRTDENFRVFKTTFFGMIILFLITFDLNHPIVSTRLTLLIYWFLLSILTSLGRIFFITIQRKRFERGIGLTPTLIVGYNDFGFNIYDKIKQYPALGYQIVGFVTLNPDNMGKSYKDVEVIGDLEGLPDLIRDRHIGELVIAFDTGNHERLLDVVDKVGRMDVGLKIIPDMYDIISGQARTNQIYGFPLIDIFPQLMPQWEKAFKRLIDVVVSSITLLILLPFFPLIALAVYIDSPGPVFYRQERVGKNGKIFKMIKFRTMIPDAEKETGPVWSQKQDPRITRVGYFLRKTRLDEIPQFINVLQGDMSLVGPRPERPVFVDQFIKTIPLYRHRLKMKPGITGWAQTMHKYDESFEDVKKKLEYDLYYLENMSLKLDFKIIMNTFATVFTAKGQ
- a CDS encoding DegT/DnrJ/EryC1/StrS family aminotransferase, which codes for MSRNIPLLDLQKEFEMLKPELMPALEEVLSSARFIMGPQLDELNDHIQSLLGVKHHIPCANGTDALLIALKALDIQPGDEVITTPFTFVATAETIAFAGAVPVFTDIRSDTCLMDPNLIEERITEKTKAIIPVHLFGQMVPMEPVMTIAKKYGLKVIEDTAQAIGATQHGCFAGTIGDIGTISYFPSKNLGAYGDAGGIVTNNDSLAETCALIANHGQAHKYEHHLIGLNSRMDSLQAAILNVKIKYLEEWNILRAEKAAWYHKYLDPSVETPVTVPGNTHIYHQYTIKVDQRDALKEYLAGQGIATAVHYPIPLNEQPAIAALKLHGFPTPVAAKTAQRVLSLPMNQYLSEEDIRYVADAVNSFLNTKKSQSFQNSPTGSSV
- the serS gene encoding serine--tRNA ligase, coding for MLDIHVIRAEPERIAEALRKKNVDADLEILLEKDRRHRELSKETDDLKHLRNTVTRQINDKKRQKLDATDDIQEMRRVSARIKENDQRIMELQEEIRDHLIRLPNTPHESVPVGQTEKDNVEVRRYGTFRDFSFTPKDHLALGESLGLFDFRRGAKISGSGFPLYIGQGARLERALLNFMLDVHTLEHGYTEIYPPFLVNSASATGTGQLPKMAEDMYYLDEDDLWLIPTAEVPVTNIHREEMIPLEDLPLKYTAYSGCFRREAGSYGKDTRGFQRLHQFNKVELVQFCHPDESYDTLEKLVGHAEVILQKLELPYRVVELCSADLSFAAAKCYDIELWSPAEEKWLEVSSCSNFEDFQARRSQIRFKDTDGKNRFVHTLNGSGVATPRLLIAILENYQNEDGSIRIPDVLKKYTGFDTIA